The Microterricola viridarii genome segment AGCAGGGCAGCGCCGGGGGCGAGGGCGCCCGAGCTCGCGAAGCCGATGCCGACGGCGACAATGATGGCGAGGAACAGGTTGTAGAAACCCTGGTTGAAGGCGAGCTGCCGGGTGGTGGCGGCATCCGCCTCGCTCGTGCCGAAGGTGCGCCGGGTGGCCGGTGCCGTCCAGCGCAGTGACTCCAGCACGAAGATGTAGACGTGGATCAGGGCGGCGATGGCGAGCAAGATCAGGCTGAGTGCGAGCATATAGTCATTCTTGCCTGCCCTGCCGCCGCTGCGGTAGTCCGGGCCGCCCGCGGCCCGCTACCAGCGGTTGTGCACGTGCTCGGCCCAGCCGTAGACGCCGTCGACCCGCAGCACCGTGCCGTTCTCGTCGACCGCCGTGCCGGTGTAGCTGCCGAAGCACTGGTGCGTCTCGGATCCGATGACGAGCATGTTCGTCTGCGATGACCGGTCGAACTCGGGCGTGAAGAGGAGGTCGAGGTGCTCGCCGCGGATGCGCCACGGCGCCAGGAAGTCGCTGGTCGAGTACTCCCAGACCAGCTCGTCGCCGTACTTGGTTAGCCGGCCGTCGACGCTGAGCGAGTTCTCGGTGGAACCGGTGCCGGCCGTCCACTTGCCGCCGAGCTGCAGGCCGATCCGCTTGCCGTCGACGATGCCGGATGCCGCGCCCCAGTTCCAGGTCATCGAGTAGGGCCAGCGGCCCCGGCCGTGGTCGAGCGTCGCCCAGGATTCCCCGGCCGTCAGCTCGTGCCGCACGCCGTCGACGGTGACGCTGCCGTGGGCAGGGCGGGCGACATCCTTGACCGTGTACTGGAACAGCCGCTCGTTCCACGGCACCACGACGCCCATGCCCTCGTGGCCGGTCGGCCGCTCGGCCACGATGTCGATGCTCACCCGGGCCGAGGCGGCGCGCAGCCGGGTGCCGCCGCGCCCGGCATCCGCGGTGCCGGCCTCACGTTCGTCGATGTCGATCGAGAGCGTCTTGGTGCGGGCCCTCGCGGGGCCGGCGCCGAGGGTGCCCGGCAGCGTCGCGCTGCCGCTCAGCGGGCTGATCGCGACGAGGTCGACCTCCTCGCCGGTTGCGCGGTCCTTCACCCAGAGCTGGTGCAGGCTCGCGTAGTCCAGGCTCGACACCGTGACGCCCACGATGTGCGTGGGCGAGGTGACCGCCCAGTACTCCCAGCGCTTGTTGCGCCCCCAGCCGTAGGC includes the following:
- a CDS encoding DUF1304 domain-containing protein; the encoded protein is MLALSLILLAIAALIHVYIFVLESLRWTAPATRRTFGTSEADAATTRQLAFNQGFYNLFLAIIVAVGIGFASSGALAPGAALLFAGAGSMVAAGLVLLASDRRLLRAALVQLAAPLIGLVLLLIALLA
- a CDS encoding DUF2804 domain-containing protein; this encodes MTRTQTTTEREITVPTPLCLPNGKLNPAAVGWARHPLLLTDGIGRGAYGWGRNKRWEYWAVTSPTHIVGVTVSSLDYASLHQLWVKDRATGEEVDLVAISPLSGSATLPGTLGAGPARARTKTLSIDIDEREAGTADAGRGGTRLRAASARVSIDIVAERPTGHEGMGVVVPWNERLFQYTVKDVARPAHGSVTVDGVRHELTAGESWATLDHGRGRWPYSMTWNWGAASGIVDGKRIGLQLGGKWTAGTGSTENSLSVDGRLTKYGDELVWEYSTSDFLAPWRIRGEHLDLLFTPEFDRSSQTNMLVIGSETHQCFGSYTGTAVDENGTVLRVDGVYGWAEHVHNRW